One Halobacterium sp. DL1 DNA window includes the following coding sequences:
- a CDS encoding molybdenum-binding protein, with translation MTQRTAHIDIGGMTCANCSSTVTDAVTRLDGVADADVNFATDGGTVEYDPDQTTLGDVYAAIEDAGYDPVAADTTISVTGMTCANCSATIEDALAGLPGVVAANANFATDEVHVEYNPADFDREDAYQAIEDAGYEPVRDDEADDGSDAAEDARTAEMRHQRNLTLFGAALSLPLVFFIAERFLLGGGLLPETLSLFGATFSFGWVEFALATPVYVVLGKEFLENSYKALVKNRTANMDVLIALGSTTAYVYSLVALVGILPNAGLYFDTAALILVFITLGNYLEARSKGQASEALRSLLELQADTARVVREDGTEEEVPLDEVQVGDRLKVKPGEQVPTDGVVVDGESAVDESMVTGESVPVSKEPGDEVVGSTINENGLLVVEATKVGEDTAIQQIVQTVKEAQSRQPEIQNLADRISAYFVPAVITNALFWGVVWSLAPETLAGFVGSLPLWGLVGGGPGTVGVFEFAVVVFASSVLIACPCALGLATPAATMVGTSIGAQNGVLFKGGDVLERAKDADTVVFDKTGTLTEGEMELTDVVVVDEVRADGGAVSEITVDESFVLRIAASAESASEHPLAAAIVDGARERGIDVSDPDKFENVPGQGVKATVDGGDVLVGNRKLLRDAGIDTGPAEEELERLEREGKTAMLVAYDGRVVGVVADADTVKESAERAVSALHERGVAVHMITGDNERTARAVAEQVGIDPENVRASVLPDEKADAVDAIQSDGTKAMMVGDGVNDAPALATAFVGVAIGSGTDVAIEAADVTLMRDDPYDLVKAIRVSAGTLAKIKQNLFWALGYNTAMIPLASLGLLQPVLAAVAMAISSVSVLANSLLFRRYTPDEDYRLFGR, from the coding sequence ATGACCCAGCGAACAGCCCACATCGACATTGGGGGGATGACGTGTGCCAACTGTTCGAGCACCGTCACGGACGCGGTGACGCGCCTCGACGGCGTCGCCGACGCCGACGTGAACTTCGCCACCGACGGCGGGACGGTCGAGTACGACCCCGACCAGACGACGCTCGGGGACGTGTACGCGGCCATCGAGGACGCGGGCTACGACCCCGTCGCCGCGGACACCACCATCTCGGTGACCGGCATGACGTGCGCGAACTGCTCGGCGACCATCGAGGACGCGCTCGCGGGCCTTCCGGGCGTCGTCGCCGCCAACGCGAACTTCGCAACCGACGAGGTCCACGTCGAGTACAACCCGGCAGACTTCGACCGCGAGGACGCTTACCAGGCCATCGAGGATGCGGGCTACGAACCCGTCCGCGACGACGAGGCCGACGACGGGAGCGACGCGGCCGAGGACGCCCGGACCGCCGAGATGCGCCACCAGCGCAACCTCACGCTGTTCGGCGCCGCGCTGTCGCTCCCACTCGTCTTCTTCATCGCCGAGCGGTTCCTGCTCGGCGGCGGCCTCCTTCCAGAGACGCTGTCGCTGTTCGGGGCGACGTTCTCGTTCGGGTGGGTCGAGTTCGCGCTCGCTACGCCCGTCTACGTCGTGCTCGGCAAGGAGTTTCTGGAGAACTCCTACAAGGCGCTCGTCAAGAACCGGACCGCGAACATGGACGTGCTCATCGCGCTCGGGTCGACGACGGCGTACGTCTACTCGCTGGTCGCGCTCGTCGGGATACTGCCGAACGCGGGGCTCTACTTCGACACCGCGGCGCTCATCCTCGTGTTCATCACGCTCGGCAACTACCTCGAGGCCCGCTCGAAGGGCCAGGCAAGCGAGGCCCTGCGGAGCCTCCTCGAACTCCAGGCCGACACCGCGCGGGTCGTCCGCGAGGACGGCACGGAAGAAGAGGTTCCCCTCGACGAGGTGCAGGTCGGCGACCGACTGAAGGTCAAGCCCGGCGAGCAGGTTCCCACGGACGGCGTGGTCGTCGACGGGGAGTCCGCAGTCGACGAGTCGATGGTGACCGGCGAGTCCGTCCCTGTCTCGAAGGAACCCGGCGACGAGGTCGTCGGCTCCACCATCAACGAGAACGGCCTGCTCGTCGTGGAGGCGACGAAGGTCGGCGAGGACACCGCCATCCAGCAGATTGTCCAGACCGTCAAGGAGGCCCAGTCCCGCCAGCCCGAGATACAGAACCTCGCGGACCGTATCAGCGCCTACTTCGTTCCGGCGGTCATCACGAACGCGCTCTTCTGGGGCGTCGTCTGGTCCCTCGCACCCGAGACGCTCGCGGGCTTCGTCGGGTCGCTCCCCCTGTGGGGGCTGGTCGGCGGCGGCCCCGGCACAGTCGGCGTCTTCGAGTTCGCCGTCGTCGTGTTCGCCTCCTCGGTGCTCATCGCGTGCCCCTGCGCGCTCGGCCTCGCCACCCCAGCGGCGACCATGGTCGGCACCAGCATCGGCGCCCAGAACGGCGTCCTGTTCAAGGGCGGCGACGTGCTCGAACGCGCGAAGGACGCCGACACCGTCGTCTTCGACAAGACGGGCACGCTGACCGAGGGCGAGATGGAGCTCACCGACGTCGTGGTCGTCGACGAGGTGCGCGCCGACGGCGGCGCAGTCTCGGAAATCACCGTCGACGAGTCGTTCGTCCTCCGTATCGCGGCGAGCGCGGAGTCCGCCAGCGAACACCCGCTCGCGGCCGCCATCGTCGACGGCGCGCGGGAGCGCGGTATCGACGTGAGCGACCCCGACAAATTCGAGAACGTACCGGGCCAGGGTGTGAAGGCGACAGTCGACGGCGGCGACGTGCTCGTCGGCAATCGGAAACTCCTCCGCGACGCGGGAATCGATACTGGCCCTGCCGAGGAGGAACTCGAGCGCCTCGAACGCGAGGGGAAGACCGCGATGCTCGTCGCCTACGACGGCCGCGTCGTGGGCGTCGTCGCGGACGCCGACACGGTGAAGGAGAGCGCCGAACGCGCCGTCTCGGCGCTCCACGAGCGCGGCGTCGCCGTCCACATGATTACCGGCGATAACGAGCGCACCGCGCGTGCCGTCGCCGAGCAGGTCGGCATCGACCCTGAGAACGTCCGCGCGAGCGTGCTGCCCGACGAGAAGGCCGACGCCGTCGACGCCATCCAGTCCGACGGCACGAAGGCGATGATGGTCGGCGACGGCGTCAACGACGCGCCCGCGCTCGCCACGGCGTTCGTCGGTGTCGCCATCGGCAGTGGCACCGACGTCGCCATCGAGGCCGCCGACGTGACGCTGATGCGCGACGACCCCTACGACCTCGTGAAGGCCATTCGCGTCAGCGCCGGCACGCTCGCGAAGATCAAGCAGAACCTCTTCTGGGCGCTCGGCTACAACACCGCGATGATCCCGCTCGCGTCGCTCGGCCTGCTCCAGCCGGTGCTGGCGGCCGTCGCGATGGCCATCTCCAGCGTCAGCGTGCTGGCGAACAGCCTCCTGTTCCGGCGGTATACGCCGGACGAGGACTACCGCCTATTCGGGCGGTAG
- a CDS encoding heavy metal transporter, protein MTQTLSVPGMGCDGCERIVESALSEVAGVTGVTADQLDGTATIEGDVETETLVRSLELAGYDADVA, encoded by the coding sequence ATGACGCAGACGCTCTCCGTTCCCGGAATGGGCTGTGACGGCTGCGAGCGCATCGTGGAGAGCGCACTCTCGGAGGTCGCCGGCGTCACCGGAGTGACTGCCGACCAGTTGGACGGGACGGCGACAATCGAAGGTGACGTGGAGACGGAGACGCTCGTTCGAAGCCTCGAACTCGCGGGCTACGACGCCGACGTGGCGTAG
- a CDS encoding ArsR family transcriptional regulator, with product MTTTDELVQDLPPSAKLVWKVLEYNGGLTQKQIVENSRLSQRTVRDALDRLQEADVVEKDIYIPDARQNLYRLSLDEEEAESESEAEVALD from the coding sequence ATGACCACGACTGACGAACTCGTCCAGGACCTGCCGCCCAGCGCGAAACTCGTCTGGAAGGTACTGGAGTACAACGGGGGACTCACGCAGAAACAGATCGTCGAGAACTCCCGGCTCTCTCAGCGTACCGTCCGGGACGCGCTCGACCGGTTGCAGGAGGCCGACGTGGTCGAGAAGGACATCTACATCCCTGACGCGCGCCAGAACCTCTACCGCCTCTCCCTCGACGAGGAGGAGGCCGAGTCGGAGTCCGAGGCCGAAGTCGCCCTCGACTAG
- a CDS encoding HxlR family transcriptional regulator has protein sequence MDDSERLPAWCPGDSWCSITATASLVGKKWYPVIIHRLLAEGPLGFNDLQSEVDGISSKVLSENLEDLTEKRIVSRTIVSEKPVRVEYALTDLGESLEPVVMSLAEWGNEHLEPVEEEGASLV, from the coding sequence ATGGACGACAGCGAGCGGCTACCCGCGTGGTGTCCCGGAGACTCGTGGTGTTCGATCACCGCGACGGCGTCACTCGTCGGGAAGAAGTGGTATCCCGTCATCATCCATCGACTGCTGGCGGAGGGGCCGCTCGGCTTCAACGACCTCCAGTCGGAGGTCGACGGCATCTCCAGCAAGGTGCTCTCCGAGAACCTCGAGGACCTGACAGAGAAGCGCATCGTCTCCCGGACCATCGTCAGCGAGAAACCCGTCCGCGTCGAGTACGCGCTGACGGACCTCGGTGAGTCCCTCGAACCAGTGGTGATGTCGCTGGCGGAGTGGGGGAACGAGCACCTCGAACCCGTCGAGGAGGAAGGGGCGTCGCTGGTCTAG
- a CDS encoding uracil DNA glycosylase, producing MQNVTDRTSNPFDMRPPCDAFVPGYGDANADFHAIGDHPGIHGGAETGVPLTETPAAERFRDALAAVGLLDEHAEPANLFLSYLHACVAEETPSEREYTELEPFFDAELRAITAHVLLPVGERATRHVLREYTAIDPDSVTLADVHAEELHGSGWLVVPALDPAEWTDADETAYIDALADIRESDYFREADLGRFLVESERYLVR from the coding sequence GTGCAGAACGTCACGGACCGGACGAGCAACCCCTTCGACATGCGGCCGCCCTGCGACGCGTTCGTCCCCGGCTACGGCGACGCGAACGCCGATTTCCACGCCATCGGCGACCACCCCGGAATCCACGGCGGCGCGGAGACGGGCGTACCGCTCACGGAGACACCAGCGGCCGAGCGGTTTCGGGACGCGCTCGCTGCCGTCGGCCTCCTCGACGAACACGCCGAACCCGCGAACCTGTTCCTCTCGTACCTCCACGCCTGCGTCGCCGAGGAGACGCCCTCGGAGCGCGAGTACACCGAACTCGAACCGTTCTTCGACGCGGAACTCCGGGCCATCACCGCCCACGTCCTGCTCCCCGTCGGGGAGCGCGCGACCCGTCACGTCCTCCGGGAGTACACCGCAATCGACCCGGACAGCGTGACGCTCGCCGACGTCCACGCCGAGGAACTCCACGGGAGCGGGTGGCTCGTGGTGCCAGCCCTCGACCCCGCGGAGTGGACCGACGCCGACGAGACGGCCTACATCGACGCCCTCGCCGACATCCGGGAGTCCGACTACTTCCGGGAGGCCGACCTCGGTCGGTTCCTCGTGGAGTCGGAGCGATATCTGGTCAGATAG
- a CDS encoding metallo-beta-lactamase, translating to MHHIQLTNAAFEGRNSIYLLGADDAGAPTTLVDTGIATPAVEAELRDALADGGASFADVDQVLLTHWHHDHSGLAGAIQAESDATVYAHEADAPLVAHDAGALDATESARLECLDRWGMPAEKQRELEAVFDRHADLAGDPVDVTPLSDGDSVSLGGFDVEAVHLPGHAAGLVGYQFERDGRREAFVGDAILPKYTPNVGGADVRVDRPLAQYLASLERVQSLDWDRAWPGHRGPIFAPNARARDIAAHHDERTERVRSVVAEQGPVSAWDVSAELFGSLSSIHILHGPGEAFAHLDHLVHEGELEETEDGYVLA from the coding sequence GTGCACCACATCCAGTTGACGAACGCCGCCTTCGAGGGGCGGAACAGCATCTACCTCCTCGGGGCGGACGACGCCGGCGCGCCGACGACGCTCGTCGACACCGGCATCGCCACACCGGCTGTCGAGGCCGAACTCCGGGACGCGCTCGCCGACGGCGGCGCGTCGTTCGCGGACGTCGACCAGGTGTTGCTCACCCACTGGCACCACGACCACTCCGGTCTCGCCGGCGCCATCCAGGCCGAGAGCGACGCCACAGTCTACGCCCACGAGGCAGACGCGCCGCTCGTAGCCCACGACGCCGGCGCCCTCGACGCGACGGAGTCCGCTCGCCTCGAGTGCCTCGACCGCTGGGGGATGCCCGCCGAGAAGCAGCGCGAACTGGAGGCGGTCTTCGACCGGCACGCGGACCTCGCTGGGGACCCGGTCGACGTCACTCCACTGAGCGACGGCGACAGCGTCTCGCTCGGCGGCTTCGACGTGGAGGCGGTCCACCTCCCCGGTCACGCCGCGGGTCTGGTCGGCTACCAGTTCGAGCGCGACGGCCGCCGCGAGGCGTTCGTCGGCGACGCCATCCTGCCGAAGTACACGCCGAACGTCGGCGGCGCCGACGTCCGCGTCGACCGGCCGCTCGCGCAGTACCTCGCCAGCCTCGAGCGCGTGCAGTCCCTCGACTGGGACCGCGCGTGGCCCGGCCACCGAGGCCCCATCTTCGCGCCGAACGCCCGCGCCCGCGACATCGCCGCCCACCACGACGAACGCACCGAGCGCGTCCGCTCGGTAGTCGCCGAGCAGGGCCCCGTCTCCGCGTGGGACGTGAGCGCGGAACTGTTCGGCTCGCTGTCGTCCATCCACATCCTTCACGGGCCGGGCGAGGCGTTCGCTCACCTCGACCACCTCGTCCACGAGGGCGAACTCGAAGAGACCGAGGACGGCTACGTCCTCGCCTGA
- a CDS encoding alkyl hydroperoxide reductase, whose protein sequence is MVEMESDAELEAGDPAPGFELRGTDDESYALADFADHEAVLLVFTCNHCPYAKAKFDVLNDIAADYDDAAVMGVNPNDAEEYPDDSFERMQELVDEGTVDYDAYLHDESQDVARAYGATCTPDPFLLRNAGDGFELAWQGRLDDALNPDDEPTRPGGDMRDAIDSVLAGEDVEKGDLPSRGCSIKWRGE, encoded by the coding sequence ATGGTCGAGATGGAATCCGACGCCGAACTCGAGGCGGGCGACCCGGCGCCGGGCTTCGAACTCCGCGGCACCGACGACGAATCGTACGCGCTCGCGGACTTCGCGGACCACGAGGCGGTGTTGCTCGTGTTCACCTGTAACCACTGCCCGTACGCGAAGGCGAAGTTCGACGTGCTCAACGACATCGCCGCCGACTACGACGACGCCGCTGTTATGGGCGTCAACCCGAACGACGCCGAGGAGTACCCCGACGACTCCTTCGAGCGCATGCAGGAACTCGTCGACGAGGGGACCGTCGACTACGACGCCTACCTCCACGACGAGTCCCAGGACGTCGCTCGCGCGTACGGCGCGACGTGCACGCCCGACCCGTTCCTCCTCCGGAACGCGGGGGACGGCTTCGAACTCGCGTGGCAGGGCCGCCTCGACGACGCACTGAATCCGGACGACGAACCGACCCGCCCCGGCGGCGACATGCGCGACGCCATCGACAGCGTCCTCGCCGGCGAGGACGTCGAGAAGGGGGACCTGCCGTCGCGCGGGTGCTCCATCAAGTGGCGCGGGGAGTGA
- a CDS encoding small mechanosensitive ion channel protein MscS, which yields MTRRGTLYVLAALASGVLAAVLPPILGTAVDTTYPLALVAARGLSAVGVAFAVAAGYHVVTTLALPASMDRRRRHRVESVLRLVALVVAAIAVLGVVTDRWVPALVSLGVAGVAISLALQQPLLSLLGWVYVMTKQPFQVGDRVRIDESKGDVIDVDYLVTTLWEINGELVSSNQPSGRHITVPNSVVLTSHVVNFSRDEFPFVWNELSVQVSYETDLEFTQELLRETTEEHLGETMHREVARFREQLAETPVELEVQDRPSVNIAQNESWVELRVRYLVSPKRAQRTRNELYERIFERLDDHPERVSFPVSRSR from the coding sequence GTGACCCGTCGTGGTACGCTCTACGTGCTCGCCGCGCTCGCCAGTGGCGTCCTCGCGGCCGTCCTCCCGCCAATTCTCGGAACTGCCGTCGACACGACGTACCCCCTCGCGCTCGTCGCGGCCCGTGGGCTGAGCGCCGTGGGCGTCGCGTTCGCCGTCGCCGCGGGCTACCACGTCGTGACGACGCTCGCGCTGCCCGCCTCGATGGACCGCCGCCGCCGACACCGCGTCGAGTCCGTTCTCCGTCTCGTCGCCCTCGTCGTCGCCGCTATCGCCGTGCTCGGGGTCGTCACGGACCGCTGGGTGCCCGCCCTCGTCTCCCTCGGCGTGGCGGGCGTCGCCATCTCCTTGGCGCTCCAGCAGCCCCTGTTGAGCCTCCTGGGCTGGGTGTACGTGATGACCAAGCAACCGTTCCAGGTCGGTGACCGTGTGCGCATCGACGAGTCGAAGGGGGACGTCATCGACGTCGACTACCTCGTCACGACGCTGTGGGAGATCAACGGCGAACTCGTCTCCTCGAACCAGCCCTCCGGCCGGCACATCACGGTGCCCAACAGCGTCGTGCTGACGAGCCACGTCGTCAACTTCAGCCGCGATGAGTTCCCGTTCGTCTGGAACGAACTCTCCGTCCAGGTCTCCTACGAGACGGACCTGGAGTTCACGCAAGAACTGCTCCGCGAGACCACCGAGGAGCATCTCGGAGAGACGATGCACCGGGAGGTGGCACGGTTCCGCGAGCAACTCGCGGAGACTCCCGTCGAACTGGAGGTCCAGGACCGCCCGAGCGTCAACATCGCCCAGAATGAGTCGTGGGTCGAACTCCGCGTTCGATACCTCGTCAGCCCCAAGCGCGCCCAGCGCACTCGCAACGAACTGTACGAGCGCATTTTCGAGCGACTCGATGACCACCCCGAGCGCGTCAGCTTCCCGGTCAGTCGGAGCCGCTGA
- a CDS encoding O-methyltransferase family 3, translated as MSLVLDDTAAAFLRAANPGQSSLLAEMTEYGESQGFPTVGPDAGQFFRVVATLAGAERIFEFGSGFGYSAAWFLGALPADGEIVLTDYDDENLADAREFLGRLDNDTDVHFEAGDALETFEKYDGPFDVVFLDHDKERYAEAFDQAVAKLAPGGVVVADNMMAGPVETGDVTATLDGAPAPDDMTEGIASYIEHVRDHPDFETAFVPLGEGVAVSVENEF; from the coding sequence ATGAGCCTGGTGCTCGACGACACCGCGGCGGCATTCCTGCGGGCGGCGAACCCCGGCCAGTCGTCGCTGCTCGCGGAGATGACGGAGTACGGCGAGTCTCAGGGGTTCCCTACGGTCGGCCCGGACGCCGGCCAGTTCTTCAGGGTCGTCGCGACGCTCGCCGGCGCCGAGCGGATCTTCGAGTTCGGCTCCGGGTTCGGCTACTCGGCGGCGTGGTTCCTCGGCGCGCTCCCCGCCGACGGTGAGATCGTGCTCACGGACTACGACGATGAGAACCTCGCCGACGCCCGCGAGTTCCTCGGCCGCCTCGACAACGACACCGACGTCCACTTCGAGGCGGGCGATGCACTGGAGACGTTCGAGAAGTACGACGGCCCGTTCGACGTCGTTTTTCTCGACCACGACAAGGAGCGCTACGCCGAGGCGTTCGACCAGGCAGTAGCGAAACTCGCCCCGGGCGGCGTCGTCGTCGCGGACAACATGATGGCCGGCCCCGTGGAGACGGGCGACGTGACCGCCACCCTCGACGGCGCGCCAGCACCCGACGACATGACGGAGGGAATCGCGTCGTACATCGAACACGTCCGAGACCACCCCGACTTCGAGACGGCGTTCGTGCCGCTCGGCGAGGGCGTCGCGGTCAGCGTCGAAAACGAGTTCTGA